The following coding sequences lie in one Peribacillus frigoritolerans genomic window:
- a CDS encoding NADH-dependent flavin oxidoreductase, whose product MMKRKYGQIFSPYTLSNGTVLKNRIVVAPMTTYSGQEDGLVSDEELAYYKRRADGPALFITAAAAISPVATSFPRQMKVYDEQSIAGLTELSKAIKSKGAKAILQLHHGGSESLPSCTGGEKMVSPSGINASVYKEKGGEYIPRSMSHTEILYTIQDFGRATRHAIRSGFDGVEIHGANGYLIQQFFSPHSNRRRDHWGGSLENRMHFPLAVIAEVKRIRDLYADKEFVIGYRFSPEEPEEGGLKMDDTAALVDKLATQGLSYLHLSVKNVWSMPRSGLNKGLTRSEIFRDVIAGRTSFISLGSIHTPEEANAVLEKNIPLFALGRELLMEPDWAAKIQEGREDEIMTTLPRDSRCKLSIPDQMWSNIITRDGMPEK is encoded by the coding sequence ATGATGAAACGAAAATACGGGCAAATTTTTTCACCGTACACGCTTTCTAATGGAACGGTTCTTAAAAACAGGATTGTAGTTGCCCCGATGACCACTTATTCAGGTCAAGAGGATGGCTTGGTTTCTGACGAGGAATTAGCTTACTATAAAAGAAGGGCAGATGGACCTGCGTTGTTCATTACTGCCGCTGCCGCCATTTCCCCTGTTGCGACAAGCTTTCCCCGGCAAATGAAAGTATATGATGAACAAAGCATAGCTGGACTCACAGAGCTTTCAAAAGCAATCAAATCCAAAGGTGCAAAAGCCATTCTCCAGCTTCATCATGGCGGAAGCGAGAGCCTTCCAAGCTGTACGGGCGGAGAAAAAATGGTTAGTCCGAGCGGAATCAATGCAAGCGTTTATAAAGAAAAGGGCGGGGAGTACATTCCAAGGTCAATGAGCCACACTGAGATTCTATACACTATTCAAGACTTTGGAAGAGCAACACGCCATGCCATTCGTTCAGGATTCGACGGCGTGGAAATCCATGGAGCGAATGGATATCTCATTCAGCAGTTTTTCTCACCCCACTCTAACAGACGGAGAGATCATTGGGGAGGGAGTTTGGAGAATAGAATGCATTTTCCACTTGCCGTCATCGCGGAGGTGAAGCGAATCCGTGATCTATACGCAGACAAGGAATTCGTTATTGGATATCGCTTCTCCCCCGAGGAACCGGAAGAAGGCGGATTGAAAATGGATGATACAGCTGCGTTGGTAGATAAATTGGCAACCCAAGGGCTTTCCTATTTACATCTTTCTGTTAAAAATGTCTGGTCCATGCCTAGAAGCGGATTGAACAAAGGGTTAACAAGGAGCGAAATTTTCCGCGATGTCATAGCTGGCAGGACCAGTTTCATATCTCTTGGATCGATTCATACTCCAGAGGAAGCAAATGCTGTGCTTGAGAAAAATATACCGCTTTTCGCATTAGGAAGAGAATTACTGATGGAACCGGACTGGGCCGCCAAAATACAGGAAGGCAGGGAAGACGAGATCATGACGACCTTGCCGCGTGATAGCAGGTGTAAATTAAGTATTCCGGATCAAATGTGGTCAAATATCATTACTCGTGACGGCATGCCCGAGAAATGA